One window of Athalia rosae chromosome 4, iyAthRosa1.1, whole genome shotgun sequence genomic DNA carries:
- the LOC105693017 gene encoding septin-7 isoform X6, producing the protein MRRRLSPSILAKYNQEQTQPSSEQIQTKRELFFKADSGSIPSSPSVPPPQPPTVPSTGTSLTSASNLHPGVAPPAAPAKPRLPQTAVALNQNNDCEDSNKREFATCNKSDSKESRPPPPTKPKELDGYVGFANLPNQVYRKAVKKGFDFTLMVVGESGLGKSTLINSMFLADIYSSEYPGPSLRVKKTVAVETSKVLLKENGVNLTLTVVDTPGFGDAVDNSNCWVPVIEYIESKYEEFLNAESRVTRRQIADSRVHCCLYFVAPSGHGLKPLDVEFMQRLHDKVNIIPVIAKADTMTPDECAHFKKQILNEIAQHKIKIYEFPEDEEEEESKLHKVLRDRVPFAVVGANTVVEQDGKKVRGRKYPWGVAEVENLEHCDFIALRNMVIRTHLQDLKDVTNNVHYENFRCRTLAGLGVDGKPTRISNNLCPQGVMNSFMMVWNPLAQMEEEKRDHDNKMKKMETEMEQVFEMKVREKKQKLKDSETDLQRRHEQMRRSLEQQVRELEEKRRAFESEKITWEQQTGHSIEELRRRSLEANSKETGSVSSEGSGGGGGTLRGSRGIGSLLRRHTSFKSPQENPTQIHLVIKHPEHP; encoded by the exons ATGAGGCGGCGCTTGAGTCCTTCGATTCTCGCTAAATACAACCAAGAACAGACTCAGCCTTCTTCCGAACAG ATCCAGACGAAACGCGAGCTGTTCTTCAAAGCGGACAGCGGTAGCATCCCGTCTTCACCCTCGGTACCGCCGCCCCAACCTCCGACAGTTCCGTCAACGGGGACTTCATTGACGTCCGCCTCGAATTTACACCCGGGCGTCGCGCCTCCCGCAGCCCCGGCGAAACCTCGGCTCCCTCAAACCGCTGTGGCCCTGAATCAGAACAATGACTGCGAGGACAGCAACAAACGCGAGTTTGCTACCTGCAACAAATCCGACAGTAAAGAGTCACGGCCGCCACCTCCGACAAAACCGAAGGAACTGGACGGCTATGTCGGATTCGCGAACCTGCCCAATCAAGTATACCGAAAAGCCGTGAAAAAAGGATTTGACTTCACGCTGATGGTTGTCG GAGAATCTGGTCTTGGCAAGTCAACTCTCATAAACTCTATGTTCTTGGCGGATATATACAGTTCTGAATATCCCGGACCAAGCCTTCGAGTGAAAAAGACTGTCGCAGTTGAGACCAGCAAGGTtctgttgaaagaaaatggtGTGAATCTTACCCTGACGGTCGTAGATACTCCGGGATTTGGTGACGCCGTCGATAACAGCAATTG TTGGGTACCCGTCATCGAATATATTGAATCCAAgtacgaggaatttttaaatgctGAATCTCGCGTGACCAGGAGACAAATTGCTGACAGCCGAGTTCACTGTTGTCTCTATTTCGTGGCGCCATCCGGACATGGGTTGAAACCATTGGACGTTGAATTTATGCAACGTCTGCACGACAAAGTTAACATTATCCCTGTGATCGCTAAGGCAGACACCATGACACCGGACGAATGTGCGCACTTCAAAAAACAA ATATTGAATGAGATTGCGCAACACAAGATCAAGATCTATGAATTTCCTGAGgatgaggaagaagaagagagtaAATTGCACAAGGTATTAAGGGATAGAGTCCCATTTGCCGTTGTCGGAGCGAATACGGTCGTTGAACAAGACGGGAAAAAGGTCCGTGGGCGGAAGTACCCATGGGGAGTTGCCGAAG TCGAAAATCTCGAACATTGCGACTTCATTGCCTTACGAAACATGGTAATACGAACACATCTACAGGATCTGAAAGACGTGACAAATAATGTTCACTATGAGAACTTTAGGTGTCGAACACTAGCAGGCCTTGGTGTCGATGGAAAACCAACGAGAATTTCGAACAA TTTGTGCCCACAAGGAGTGATGAACAGTTTCATGATGGTGTG GAATCCATTGGCCCAGATGGAAGAAGAGAAGCGAGATCATGAcaacaaaatgaagaaaatggaaaccgAAATGGAGCAAGTGTTCGAGATGAAAGTTCGcgagaagaagcagaagctCAAGGATTCTGAGACTGAC CTACAACGACGGCATGAGCAAATGCGACGCTCTTTAGAACAACAGGTTCGAGAActtgaagaaaagagaagggcGTTCGAGTCCGAAAAAATAACCTGGGAGCAACAGACGGGACACAGCATTGAAGAGCTACGCAGACGCAGCTTAGAGGCTAACTCCAAAGA GACAGGATCTGTATCTTCGGAGGGATCTGGAGGCGGCGGGGGTACATTGAGAGGGTCACGAGGGATAGGAAGTCTCCTGCGTCGACACACCAGTTTCAAATCACCTCAAGAGAATCCTACACAGATACATCTTGTCATAAAGCATCCCGAACACCCCTGA
- the LOC105693017 gene encoding septin-7 isoform X3, with translation MSTENQNGTPTISLQTNGIKSSATSISTSSVATVGRTISNNSSYLYSTSSVSNREKTRQAPPTLPKYTSSFNAGTNGNAERLARERESGGSYRLASLDRLALRQRILEGEGKLNGDAATTIQTKRELFFKADSGSIPSSPSVPPPQPPTVPSTGTSLTSASNLHPGVAPPAAPAKPRLPQTAVALNQNNDCEDSNKREFATCNKSDSKESRPPPPTKPKELDGYVGFANLPNQVYRKAVKKGFDFTLMVVGESGLGKSTLINSMFLADIYSSEYPGPSLRVKKTVAVETSKVLLKENGVNLTLTVVDTPGFGDAVDNSNCWVPVIEYIESKYEEFLNAESRVTRRQIADSRVHCCLYFVAPSGHGLKPLDVEFMQRLHDKVNIIPVIAKADTMTPDECAHFKKQILNEIAQHKIKIYEFPEDEEEEESKLHKVLRDRVPFAVVGANTVVEQDGKKVRGRKYPWGVAEVENLEHCDFIALRNMVIRTHLQDLKDVTNNVHYENFRCRTLAGLGVDGKPTRISNNLCPQGVMNSFMMVWNPLAQMEEEKRDHDNKMKKMETEMEQVFEMKVREKKQKLKDSETDLQRRHEQMRRSLEQQVRELEEKRRAFESEKITWEQQTGHSIEELRRRSLEANSKEAVDGKDKKNKKKGLF, from the exons ATGTCGACGGAGAACCAAAACGGGACGCCGACTATCTCCTTACAGACCAATGGGATAAAATCTTCCGCAACCAGCATATCTACGTCGTCGGTGGCCACCGTTGGGCGCACTATATCGAACAATTCCTCGTATCTGTACAGCACGAGTTCTGTAtcaaatcgagaaaaaacgaGGCAAGCACCACCCACGTTGCCAAAGTATACGTCGAGCTTCAACGCGGGAACGAacggcaatgccgagagacTCGCGAGGGAACGGGAATCCGGGGGCAGCTACCGGCTCGCCAGTTTGGACCGACTCGCGCTTAGGCAAAGAATACTCGAGGGCGAGGGAAAGCTGAACGGCGACGCTGCCACAACG ATCCAGACGAAACGCGAGCTGTTCTTCAAAGCGGACAGCGGTAGCATCCCGTCTTCACCCTCGGTACCGCCGCCCCAACCTCCGACAGTTCCGTCAACGGGGACTTCATTGACGTCCGCCTCGAATTTACACCCGGGCGTCGCGCCTCCCGCAGCCCCGGCGAAACCTCGGCTCCCTCAAACCGCTGTGGCCCTGAATCAGAACAATGACTGCGAGGACAGCAACAAACGCGAGTTTGCTACCTGCAACAAATCCGACAGTAAAGAGTCACGGCCGCCACCTCCGACAAAACCGAAGGAACTGGACGGCTATGTCGGATTCGCGAACCTGCCCAATCAAGTATACCGAAAAGCCGTGAAAAAAGGATTTGACTTCACGCTGATGGTTGTCG GAGAATCTGGTCTTGGCAAGTCAACTCTCATAAACTCTATGTTCTTGGCGGATATATACAGTTCTGAATATCCCGGACCAAGCCTTCGAGTGAAAAAGACTGTCGCAGTTGAGACCAGCAAGGTtctgttgaaagaaaatggtGTGAATCTTACCCTGACGGTCGTAGATACTCCGGGATTTGGTGACGCCGTCGATAACAGCAATTG TTGGGTACCCGTCATCGAATATATTGAATCCAAgtacgaggaatttttaaatgctGAATCTCGCGTGACCAGGAGACAAATTGCTGACAGCCGAGTTCACTGTTGTCTCTATTTCGTGGCGCCATCCGGACATGGGTTGAAACCATTGGACGTTGAATTTATGCAACGTCTGCACGACAAAGTTAACATTATCCCTGTGATCGCTAAGGCAGACACCATGACACCGGACGAATGTGCGCACTTCAAAAAACAA ATATTGAATGAGATTGCGCAACACAAGATCAAGATCTATGAATTTCCTGAGgatgaggaagaagaagagagtaAATTGCACAAGGTATTAAGGGATAGAGTCCCATTTGCCGTTGTCGGAGCGAATACGGTCGTTGAACAAGACGGGAAAAAGGTCCGTGGGCGGAAGTACCCATGGGGAGTTGCCGAAG TCGAAAATCTCGAACATTGCGACTTCATTGCCTTACGAAACATGGTAATACGAACACATCTACAGGATCTGAAAGACGTGACAAATAATGTTCACTATGAGAACTTTAGGTGTCGAACACTAGCAGGCCTTGGTGTCGATGGAAAACCAACGAGAATTTCGAACAA TTTGTGCCCACAAGGAGTGATGAACAGTTTCATGATGGTGTG GAATCCATTGGCCCAGATGGAAGAAGAGAAGCGAGATCATGAcaacaaaatgaagaaaatggaaaccgAAATGGAGCAAGTGTTCGAGATGAAAGTTCGcgagaagaagcagaagctCAAGGATTCTGAGACTGAC CTACAACGACGGCATGAGCAAATGCGACGCTCTTTAGAACAACAGGTTCGAGAActtgaagaaaagagaagggcGTTCGAGTCCGAAAAAATAACCTGGGAGCAACAGACGGGACACAGCATTGAAGAGCTACGCAGACGCAGCTTAGAGGCTAACTCCAAAGA GGCCGTCGATGGCAAGgacaaaaagaacaagaagaaaggCCTCTTCTAA
- the LOC105693017 gene encoding septin-7 isoform X2: MSTENQNGTPTISLQTNGIKSSATSISTSSVATVGRTISNNSSYLYSTSSVSNREKTRQAPPTLPKYTSSFNAGTNGNAERLARERESGGSYRLASLDRLALRQRILEGEGKLNGDAATTIQTKRELFFKADSGSIPSSPSVPPPQPPTVPSTGTSLTSASNLHPGVAPPAAPAKPRLPQTAVALNQNNDCEDSNKREFATCNKSDSKESRPPPPTKPKELDGYVGFANLPNQVYRKAVKKGFDFTLMVVGESGLGKSTLINSMFLADIYSSEYPGPSLRVKKTVAVETSKVLLKENGVNLTLTVVDTPGFGDAVDNSNCWVPVIEYIESKYEEFLNAESRVTRRQIADSRVHCCLYFVAPSGHGLKPLDVEFMQRLHDKVNIIPVIAKADTMTPDECAHFKKQILNEIAQHKIKIYEFPEDEEEEESKLHKVLRDRVPFAVVGANTVVEQDGKKVRGRKYPWGVAEVENLEHCDFIALRNMVIRTHLQDLKDVTNNVHYENFRCRTLAGLGVDGKPTRISNKNPLAQMEEEKRDHDNKMKKMETEMEQVFEMKVREKKQKLKDSETDLQRRHEQMRRSLEQQVRELEEKRRAFESEKITWEQQTGHSIEELRRRSLEANSKETGSVSSEGSGGGGGTLRGSRGIGSLLRRHTSFKSPQENPTQIHLVIKHPEHP; encoded by the exons ATGTCGACGGAGAACCAAAACGGGACGCCGACTATCTCCTTACAGACCAATGGGATAAAATCTTCCGCAACCAGCATATCTACGTCGTCGGTGGCCACCGTTGGGCGCACTATATCGAACAATTCCTCGTATCTGTACAGCACGAGTTCTGTAtcaaatcgagaaaaaacgaGGCAAGCACCACCCACGTTGCCAAAGTATACGTCGAGCTTCAACGCGGGAACGAacggcaatgccgagagacTCGCGAGGGAACGGGAATCCGGGGGCAGCTACCGGCTCGCCAGTTTGGACCGACTCGCGCTTAGGCAAAGAATACTCGAGGGCGAGGGAAAGCTGAACGGCGACGCTGCCACAACG ATCCAGACGAAACGCGAGCTGTTCTTCAAAGCGGACAGCGGTAGCATCCCGTCTTCACCCTCGGTACCGCCGCCCCAACCTCCGACAGTTCCGTCAACGGGGACTTCATTGACGTCCGCCTCGAATTTACACCCGGGCGTCGCGCCTCCCGCAGCCCCGGCGAAACCTCGGCTCCCTCAAACCGCTGTGGCCCTGAATCAGAACAATGACTGCGAGGACAGCAACAAACGCGAGTTTGCTACCTGCAACAAATCCGACAGTAAAGAGTCACGGCCGCCACCTCCGACAAAACCGAAGGAACTGGACGGCTATGTCGGATTCGCGAACCTGCCCAATCAAGTATACCGAAAAGCCGTGAAAAAAGGATTTGACTTCACGCTGATGGTTGTCG GAGAATCTGGTCTTGGCAAGTCAACTCTCATAAACTCTATGTTCTTGGCGGATATATACAGTTCTGAATATCCCGGACCAAGCCTTCGAGTGAAAAAGACTGTCGCAGTTGAGACCAGCAAGGTtctgttgaaagaaaatggtGTGAATCTTACCCTGACGGTCGTAGATACTCCGGGATTTGGTGACGCCGTCGATAACAGCAATTG TTGGGTACCCGTCATCGAATATATTGAATCCAAgtacgaggaatttttaaatgctGAATCTCGCGTGACCAGGAGACAAATTGCTGACAGCCGAGTTCACTGTTGTCTCTATTTCGTGGCGCCATCCGGACATGGGTTGAAACCATTGGACGTTGAATTTATGCAACGTCTGCACGACAAAGTTAACATTATCCCTGTGATCGCTAAGGCAGACACCATGACACCGGACGAATGTGCGCACTTCAAAAAACAA ATATTGAATGAGATTGCGCAACACAAGATCAAGATCTATGAATTTCCTGAGgatgaggaagaagaagagagtaAATTGCACAAGGTATTAAGGGATAGAGTCCCATTTGCCGTTGTCGGAGCGAATACGGTCGTTGAACAAGACGGGAAAAAGGTCCGTGGGCGGAAGTACCCATGGGGAGTTGCCGAAG TCGAAAATCTCGAACATTGCGACTTCATTGCCTTACGAAACATGGTAATACGAACACATCTACAGGATCTGAAAGACGTGACAAATAATGTTCACTATGAGAACTTTAGGTGTCGAACACTAGCAGGCCTTGGTGTCGATGGAAAACCAACGAGAATTTCGAACAA GAATCCATTGGCCCAGATGGAAGAAGAGAAGCGAGATCATGAcaacaaaatgaagaaaatggaaaccgAAATGGAGCAAGTGTTCGAGATGAAAGTTCGcgagaagaagcagaagctCAAGGATTCTGAGACTGAC CTACAACGACGGCATGAGCAAATGCGACGCTCTTTAGAACAACAGGTTCGAGAActtgaagaaaagagaagggcGTTCGAGTCCGAAAAAATAACCTGGGAGCAACAGACGGGACACAGCATTGAAGAGCTACGCAGACGCAGCTTAGAGGCTAACTCCAAAGA GACAGGATCTGTATCTTCGGAGGGATCTGGAGGCGGCGGGGGTACATTGAGAGGGTCACGAGGGATAGGAAGTCTCCTGCGTCGACACACCAGTTTCAAATCACCTCAAGAGAATCCTACACAGATACATCTTGTCATAAAGCATCCCGAACACCCCTGA
- the LOC105693017 gene encoding septin-7 isoform X4 produces the protein MSTENQNGTPTISLQTNGIKSSATSISTSSVATVGRTISNNSSYLYSTSSVSNREKTRQAPPTLPKYTSSFNAGTNGNAERLARERESGGSYRLASLDRLALRQRILEGEGKLNGDAATTIQTKRELFFKADSGSIPSSPSVPPPQPPTVPSTGTSLTSASNLHPGVAPPAAPAKPRLPQTAVALNQNNDCEDSNKREFATCNKSDSKESRPPPPTKPKELDGYVGFANLPNQVYRKAVKKGFDFTLMVVGESGLGKSTLINSMFLADIYSSEYPGPSLRVKKTVAVETSKVLLKENGVNLTLTVVDTPGFGDAVDNSNCWVPVIEYIESKYEEFLNAESRVTRRQIADSRVHCCLYFVAPSGHGLKPLDVEFMQRLHDKVNIIPVIAKADTMTPDECAHFKKQILNEIAQHKIKIYEFPEDEEEEESKLHKVLRDRVPFAVVGANTVVEQDGKKVRGRKYPWGVAEVENLEHCDFIALRNMVIRTHLQDLKDVTNNVHYENFRCRTLAGLGVDGKPTRISNKNPLAQMEEEKRDHDNKMKKMETEMEQVFEMKVREKKQKLKDSETDLQRRHEQMRRSLEQQVRELEEKRRAFESEKITWEQQTGHSIEELRRRSLEANSKEAVDGKDKKNKKKGLF, from the exons ATGTCGACGGAGAACCAAAACGGGACGCCGACTATCTCCTTACAGACCAATGGGATAAAATCTTCCGCAACCAGCATATCTACGTCGTCGGTGGCCACCGTTGGGCGCACTATATCGAACAATTCCTCGTATCTGTACAGCACGAGTTCTGTAtcaaatcgagaaaaaacgaGGCAAGCACCACCCACGTTGCCAAAGTATACGTCGAGCTTCAACGCGGGAACGAacggcaatgccgagagacTCGCGAGGGAACGGGAATCCGGGGGCAGCTACCGGCTCGCCAGTTTGGACCGACTCGCGCTTAGGCAAAGAATACTCGAGGGCGAGGGAAAGCTGAACGGCGACGCTGCCACAACG ATCCAGACGAAACGCGAGCTGTTCTTCAAAGCGGACAGCGGTAGCATCCCGTCTTCACCCTCGGTACCGCCGCCCCAACCTCCGACAGTTCCGTCAACGGGGACTTCATTGACGTCCGCCTCGAATTTACACCCGGGCGTCGCGCCTCCCGCAGCCCCGGCGAAACCTCGGCTCCCTCAAACCGCTGTGGCCCTGAATCAGAACAATGACTGCGAGGACAGCAACAAACGCGAGTTTGCTACCTGCAACAAATCCGACAGTAAAGAGTCACGGCCGCCACCTCCGACAAAACCGAAGGAACTGGACGGCTATGTCGGATTCGCGAACCTGCCCAATCAAGTATACCGAAAAGCCGTGAAAAAAGGATTTGACTTCACGCTGATGGTTGTCG GAGAATCTGGTCTTGGCAAGTCAACTCTCATAAACTCTATGTTCTTGGCGGATATATACAGTTCTGAATATCCCGGACCAAGCCTTCGAGTGAAAAAGACTGTCGCAGTTGAGACCAGCAAGGTtctgttgaaagaaaatggtGTGAATCTTACCCTGACGGTCGTAGATACTCCGGGATTTGGTGACGCCGTCGATAACAGCAATTG TTGGGTACCCGTCATCGAATATATTGAATCCAAgtacgaggaatttttaaatgctGAATCTCGCGTGACCAGGAGACAAATTGCTGACAGCCGAGTTCACTGTTGTCTCTATTTCGTGGCGCCATCCGGACATGGGTTGAAACCATTGGACGTTGAATTTATGCAACGTCTGCACGACAAAGTTAACATTATCCCTGTGATCGCTAAGGCAGACACCATGACACCGGACGAATGTGCGCACTTCAAAAAACAA ATATTGAATGAGATTGCGCAACACAAGATCAAGATCTATGAATTTCCTGAGgatgaggaagaagaagagagtaAATTGCACAAGGTATTAAGGGATAGAGTCCCATTTGCCGTTGTCGGAGCGAATACGGTCGTTGAACAAGACGGGAAAAAGGTCCGTGGGCGGAAGTACCCATGGGGAGTTGCCGAAG TCGAAAATCTCGAACATTGCGACTTCATTGCCTTACGAAACATGGTAATACGAACACATCTACAGGATCTGAAAGACGTGACAAATAATGTTCACTATGAGAACTTTAGGTGTCGAACACTAGCAGGCCTTGGTGTCGATGGAAAACCAACGAGAATTTCGAACAA GAATCCATTGGCCCAGATGGAAGAAGAGAAGCGAGATCATGAcaacaaaatgaagaaaatggaaaccgAAATGGAGCAAGTGTTCGAGATGAAAGTTCGcgagaagaagcagaagctCAAGGATTCTGAGACTGAC CTACAACGACGGCATGAGCAAATGCGACGCTCTTTAGAACAACAGGTTCGAGAActtgaagaaaagagaagggcGTTCGAGTCCGAAAAAATAACCTGGGAGCAACAGACGGGACACAGCATTGAAGAGCTACGCAGACGCAGCTTAGAGGCTAACTCCAAAGA GGCCGTCGATGGCAAGgacaaaaagaacaagaagaaaggCCTCTTCTAA
- the LOC105693017 gene encoding septin-7 isoform X1 encodes MSTENQNGTPTISLQTNGIKSSATSISTSSVATVGRTISNNSSYLYSTSSVSNREKTRQAPPTLPKYTSSFNAGTNGNAERLARERESGGSYRLASLDRLALRQRILEGEGKLNGDAATTIQTKRELFFKADSGSIPSSPSVPPPQPPTVPSTGTSLTSASNLHPGVAPPAAPAKPRLPQTAVALNQNNDCEDSNKREFATCNKSDSKESRPPPPTKPKELDGYVGFANLPNQVYRKAVKKGFDFTLMVVGESGLGKSTLINSMFLADIYSSEYPGPSLRVKKTVAVETSKVLLKENGVNLTLTVVDTPGFGDAVDNSNCWVPVIEYIESKYEEFLNAESRVTRRQIADSRVHCCLYFVAPSGHGLKPLDVEFMQRLHDKVNIIPVIAKADTMTPDECAHFKKQILNEIAQHKIKIYEFPEDEEEEESKLHKVLRDRVPFAVVGANTVVEQDGKKVRGRKYPWGVAEVENLEHCDFIALRNMVIRTHLQDLKDVTNNVHYENFRCRTLAGLGVDGKPTRISNNLCPQGVMNSFMMVWNPLAQMEEEKRDHDNKMKKMETEMEQVFEMKVREKKQKLKDSETDLQRRHEQMRRSLEQQVRELEEKRRAFESEKITWEQQTGHSIEELRRRSLEANSKETGSVSSEGSGGGGGTLRGSRGIGSLLRRHTSFKSPQENPTQIHLVIKHPEHP; translated from the exons ATGTCGACGGAGAACCAAAACGGGACGCCGACTATCTCCTTACAGACCAATGGGATAAAATCTTCCGCAACCAGCATATCTACGTCGTCGGTGGCCACCGTTGGGCGCACTATATCGAACAATTCCTCGTATCTGTACAGCACGAGTTCTGTAtcaaatcgagaaaaaacgaGGCAAGCACCACCCACGTTGCCAAAGTATACGTCGAGCTTCAACGCGGGAACGAacggcaatgccgagagacTCGCGAGGGAACGGGAATCCGGGGGCAGCTACCGGCTCGCCAGTTTGGACCGACTCGCGCTTAGGCAAAGAATACTCGAGGGCGAGGGAAAGCTGAACGGCGACGCTGCCACAACG ATCCAGACGAAACGCGAGCTGTTCTTCAAAGCGGACAGCGGTAGCATCCCGTCTTCACCCTCGGTACCGCCGCCCCAACCTCCGACAGTTCCGTCAACGGGGACTTCATTGACGTCCGCCTCGAATTTACACCCGGGCGTCGCGCCTCCCGCAGCCCCGGCGAAACCTCGGCTCCCTCAAACCGCTGTGGCCCTGAATCAGAACAATGACTGCGAGGACAGCAACAAACGCGAGTTTGCTACCTGCAACAAATCCGACAGTAAAGAGTCACGGCCGCCACCTCCGACAAAACCGAAGGAACTGGACGGCTATGTCGGATTCGCGAACCTGCCCAATCAAGTATACCGAAAAGCCGTGAAAAAAGGATTTGACTTCACGCTGATGGTTGTCG GAGAATCTGGTCTTGGCAAGTCAACTCTCATAAACTCTATGTTCTTGGCGGATATATACAGTTCTGAATATCCCGGACCAAGCCTTCGAGTGAAAAAGACTGTCGCAGTTGAGACCAGCAAGGTtctgttgaaagaaaatggtGTGAATCTTACCCTGACGGTCGTAGATACTCCGGGATTTGGTGACGCCGTCGATAACAGCAATTG TTGGGTACCCGTCATCGAATATATTGAATCCAAgtacgaggaatttttaaatgctGAATCTCGCGTGACCAGGAGACAAATTGCTGACAGCCGAGTTCACTGTTGTCTCTATTTCGTGGCGCCATCCGGACATGGGTTGAAACCATTGGACGTTGAATTTATGCAACGTCTGCACGACAAAGTTAACATTATCCCTGTGATCGCTAAGGCAGACACCATGACACCGGACGAATGTGCGCACTTCAAAAAACAA ATATTGAATGAGATTGCGCAACACAAGATCAAGATCTATGAATTTCCTGAGgatgaggaagaagaagagagtaAATTGCACAAGGTATTAAGGGATAGAGTCCCATTTGCCGTTGTCGGAGCGAATACGGTCGTTGAACAAGACGGGAAAAAGGTCCGTGGGCGGAAGTACCCATGGGGAGTTGCCGAAG TCGAAAATCTCGAACATTGCGACTTCATTGCCTTACGAAACATGGTAATACGAACACATCTACAGGATCTGAAAGACGTGACAAATAATGTTCACTATGAGAACTTTAGGTGTCGAACACTAGCAGGCCTTGGTGTCGATGGAAAACCAACGAGAATTTCGAACAA TTTGTGCCCACAAGGAGTGATGAACAGTTTCATGATGGTGTG GAATCCATTGGCCCAGATGGAAGAAGAGAAGCGAGATCATGAcaacaaaatgaagaaaatggaaaccgAAATGGAGCAAGTGTTCGAGATGAAAGTTCGcgagaagaagcagaagctCAAGGATTCTGAGACTGAC CTACAACGACGGCATGAGCAAATGCGACGCTCTTTAGAACAACAGGTTCGAGAActtgaagaaaagagaagggcGTTCGAGTCCGAAAAAATAACCTGGGAGCAACAGACGGGACACAGCATTGAAGAGCTACGCAGACGCAGCTTAGAGGCTAACTCCAAAGA GACAGGATCTGTATCTTCGGAGGGATCTGGAGGCGGCGGGGGTACATTGAGAGGGTCACGAGGGATAGGAAGTCTCCTGCGTCGACACACCAGTTTCAAATCACCTCAAGAGAATCCTACACAGATACATCTTGTCATAAAGCATCCCGAACACCCCTGA